AGCAAATTcatgattaaatttttttaacaagttAAAATGAAAAAAGGACGGCTTCTCTCTTAAAGTAAATACATTATTGAGTTTTTTCAACCAGCTTAAATGAACTAAGCACGTCTTGTCTTTACTTGATATTACCTTCACCAGACCCATCGAATAACATTAGAAAAGCCTTAAGAGAATTCTTCCTTACCTTAATGATATTATTTTGTATGATCTTCTTTGTGCAAAAATTAAAAGAGCGGACCGCTTTTTCAAATTGTCAAAGGAGGCAAGGTTTGATTGATTCTCCAtcgtttttcaaattttcaaattgTTAGTTTATGTACATCTATGGagtaacattttaaaaatcttaagaTAATTCTTCATTACCttaatgatattattttattttacacAGTCTTCTCTTAGAGCATGTGAAGTATCAGAAATTTTATAATAGATTTGTTATCTTATATGAAATTGAATATTCATTGTGATTCAAACACATGAATAGAAGATGAgtgttgtaaaaataaaaatcttaagATGAATGTATGAACATATAAGAATGAACAGAAtgattagaaataaaaatatcagaAAGAAAGTTGATTGAAATTACATATATTGAAGAAAAACTCCAAGAAACATATTTAAAATGAtacaaatatatatttaaatgatTGATTAATACTCCAGTTAAATAATGATGAACTTACGAGTAAATATGCAAAGAATTGAAGAGCCGAATAAAAAAAcacttaattaataataataacataagatCTGATTTATTTGAATATAATTGATAATTTACCAGGGTCAGATCCAATGACATAAAGATCTATATAATAGATCTTATATAACGGAATATAGCTTAATTGTTGTTTTAGTCGTGGGATCTTCTCTTACGCTATCGATCACCCATTGAAAATTATCTCGGCGCTGAGATATCTTTAGGTGCCTGAAGGAGGGTCGCAGTGGCCGGCGAGGTTGAGGACGGGGGTTTGGCCGTTGCCGAAGGTGGTCAGGAAGGCGAGAATGACGTATCCGTAGAGATCGGTGTTGCATGCCTCCGCCAAGGTGCCCTCGTAGCCATTCTGGCCCCAGTAGACGGCGATCTTGCCGGCGTTGGAGAAGGCGGGGAGAGCAGGAAGAAGGAGGGCAATGAGAAGGAGATGAGAGGAAGAAGCCATGGAGGATTTGGACGGTGATGATGATGTCAGTAAGGGTCTGCCCCTATATATAGGGAGGGAAATGGGAGGGAGTTGTTCGAAACTTTAATTAAATCTTATCACTTTGACCAACAACTACCGCATTTGTTTTACCTAGTGTCATGCGCACGTTTAAGATGAATTAATTTCGTTGTACATGTAATCCTATTGGCAAACACAACTTTACATATAttcttcatttgaaaaaatctttgTTTTTACTTCCTAGTCtaatataaatcctcttaaattcagtacattaaactagaatctagtatattttctatcaaattgagtacgattctttttccacctcaattggatggaaaatatactagattttctttaaatgatacccaattggatgaaaaatatactagattttctttaaatgatactcaattggatgaaaaatatattagatttttttttcaaatggtactgaatttaggagaaattatattaaataggaaaaatgtcgtactcaatttaatagaaaatatactcgattctagtttaaaatactgaatttaataagaattatactcatttttagactatttatacctaaaaaaaatatgaagggtaattttaatagaaaatatactcgaatatactatattttctttaaatgatactcaattggatagaaaatatattagattttctttaaatgatacttaattggatataaaatatatatattagattttctttttacatggtgctgaatttaggagaaattatattaaaatagaaaaaaaattactcaatttaatagaaaatatactcgattctaatgtaAAGTACTAAATTTAAGagtaattatactcattttttgaCCTTTTGTACTTAAAAAATTTGAGGGACAATTAGatcacaatatttgcatgagggagttaaagcaaataaaactttatatgcaggaagtggaaacaaaattttttatgAATGGGAATTACAAGCAAAATTCAAATTATGATTGAAGATTACCATTCTTTTTTAAATCATACTATCATTTACCTCTTAGTTCCTGTCCTGAGATAGTTGTTCAAAGACTTTAATTAAATCTTATCACTTTCACCAAATCAATGATTACATTTTCTTTCCTAATGTCCTACGCACGTTGAAGATGTTTTAGTTGTAAGATTAGGTTTCAATCCAATCTAGTAGTTCTTATCTTGAACAGATAGTCTAGATGTACTTGTACGAAACCGAGGACATAACTAGAGAATATAGTCATGACAAAGTGGACGGCTACGGTTTTGGAATATTTACTTAGGAAGGATCCTTTGAGAATATTCCCTTTTAAAAAATCCTCAGAAATATGTTATGGTCTGAAAATATCTCCTTAGACATCTGAAAAAATATTACAACATAAAAAACATCTCTGTAGAAACTTCCCCCATAAATAAATATTGTGGCTTTGGAATATCCACTCAGAATATCCTGGGAAGATGTTGTGGCTTGAGAACATACCGAAAAAAATATTACATCTTCGGAACATTTCCCCCGGGAACATTTTGGAAAGGTATTGTAATTTAGAAAGATCCTCTCAGGTATTTATGTGAACTTTTGATACTGTAACGACATACTAATTCTAATAATTGTCTATTTTCAAAaggatcgcaactagtgattgTAACCTAAAGGATACCCTGTCACAAGATTCTACGACCTCTAATTAACCACTTTTCCTACTGCGTGATAACTATATGATCAAAAGCGTGATAGAGAGAGggtaaatagcgctcgtgactttttcatatttttttgtaAGAAATTGAAGAGAATAACGCAAAGTAATAAATGTAGCAGAATAAAATAAAACTTGACACAGGTTGATTTTACTTAGGTCGGAGtatgtgacaactcctactccaaggcccatgatcgCTGATCACATTCATTGAGAAATTCACTATAAGCTCGATGAATTACACCGAATATAGAATTAACTTGtatgaaaataaaacaatataCTAACAACTTAATGAAGAAACTTGAGTGAAGTCGTCAGAGAAGCGTTTCGGTGTCGTAGAACAGTTTCTGGAGCAGCTCGCAAGTATAAAGGTCGTATGGAAGTGTTATCGCTTTGTTGATTTGAAGTACTGTTCGGCACTATGCTTATGTAGATGAACTAAGGCACCTTTAAGCAAGTTGGAGACACCTCCAACTTAATCTGGATCAGTGTCAAAAAGCCCAATTCTTATCTGACTAGAGGTGCCTCCATCCAAACGGAGGCACCAGGAGTCCTCTATATGAGGCAGGCGTTGAagcagagtatatcctcaaatctAGTCCACATGGAGGCACCTCCTCGAACTGAGACGCCTCCGCGCCTTCTACATCGAAGCACCTCCATCACACAGGAGGCGCCTCTGTGCCTCAAACACAGAGGGCTTTGGCTAACTCAACTGAAGCTAACCTCTTAAATTTTGCTGTTGCAACTAATGTTAGTCTAATACAAATAATATTTCCTACACCAAAGAGTTAacacatttaaaataaaaataatttgacaGTTTAGGGACTATCCGGTTATGAGTTTTGAATTTCTcgtgaaaccctaggtcgaatcgacgcctactattccctcaacgcggaacacaccctcacctattcctctcaggagagtttacctgatgTTAAACCAGACCTCCAAACCATTAagacttttgcttagcattcAAAACTtcaggactttctgctagacgtcTGATCCCTGACTTGTCCAGTCTTCCGCCTGGTGTCCACGACGCCCAGGATTTTTCCCTATTGTCCTCGACCAGTAGGATTTTCTGTCCGATATCCTCGACATGCTAAAACTTTTGCTCAACCCCTCAAACCAGGACTTCCTTGCTTAGACACAACTAGGGCTTTCCACCTACCGAGTATTTACTAAGACTTTTACCTTACTTAagttcacttaggactttcttggacacttagttagatttatTAGAACCATAATAACTCTTAACTTTaaactctttgccattatcaaaacttaggttcgatcatctggtgcttcctgcaccaacaatagaATTAGGTTTGATCCTTTAAACTCTATGACGGCCTAGGGTTCCTCGTGACATACCGAGTTGCACTTTCGTATCCGACTCTCCGTGTCTTGGTTGTCTACGGATCAGAGGGTTGGGTTCTCCTTTCGATTGTATAAGAAGTACTtggtcaattaaccaattaataaataatagaattattttaataatcttaatcctaatactaatttgatttgatttggtgatttgATCCAATCAATCCTATTATATTGAATGATTCTCTTTTACTCCCgacaaacttaacgggagatctttAACATTTAGTTTGCTTGCTAGCTTGTTGAAACATTTTCtggataatggcttagtaaagatatcagtgATTTAATCTTCTGCAAAAATATAAGAGACGGCTAACTATTGAGTTGTCACACATTTACgaataaaatgaaaatcaattttcatatgTTTGGTATTAGCATAAAAGATTGTATTATCTGTAAGATATGTTACTCCAATATTGTCGCACTAAATTTTTAGTGTAATATTTTGTAAGTATCTCGTGGAGGTTTTaacgtgatcaaccaagttaagttaggtcttgttatgttttgatatccttgtgtctgagtgtgcaggaacttaggagcacatgacgtcaagcgaaaga
This genomic stretch from Zingiber officinale cultivar Zhangliang chromosome 7A, Zo_v1.1, whole genome shotgun sequence harbors:
- the LOC122000558 gene encoding bifunctional chitinase/lysozyme-like, coding for MASSSHLLLIALLLPALPAFSNAGKIAVYWGQNGYEGTLAEACNTDLYGYVILAFLTTFGNGQTPVLNLAGHCDPPSGT